A region of Plantactinospora sp. BC1 DNA encodes the following proteins:
- a CDS encoding NAD(P)/FAD-dependent oxidoreductase, whose translation MDHHRVREHAGPRPDPAAGRVEVTQPANGVPLGGRAVVLGGSIAGLFAGHVLAEAYREVVVVDRDRLLGVTGTRHATPQAFHAHALLARGQRAIEELFPGITAQSRAAGVPTGDVGADLRWVINGRRLPKVRSGLVCLAIPRTALEQTVRERVRALPNVTFREGHDVRELVTTPDRGRVTGVRILHRRDGRSELLPADLVVDATGRGSRLPVWLAELGYQPPAEERIKIRLSYTTRHYRLPLGLLGTDLAYIVAQTPSHPRGAVFARERALPDGGERYVLSLNAHLGDQAPTEPEGFLGYARTVPVPEIHDALRVAEPLDEIRAYQFPTSLWRHYERLTRFPDGLLVLGDAMASPNPVYAQGNTITAVEALVLRDHLRRGAEPRPVEFFAAVAPTIRAAWEINVLGDLAYPGVVGARSPKVRLAGAYLARVHRAVAEDPVVAESFLRVAGLIDGPQALLRPGMLARVLGRRHPAPRPAAAAAAVPS comes from the coding sequence GTGGACCATCACCGGGTACGGGAACACGCCGGTCCGCGCCCCGATCCCGCTGCCGGACGGGTCGAGGTGACCCAGCCGGCGAACGGCGTACCCCTCGGTGGGCGCGCGGTGGTCCTCGGCGGCAGCATCGCCGGCCTCTTCGCCGGTCACGTCCTCGCCGAGGCGTACCGGGAGGTCGTCGTCGTGGACCGGGACCGCCTGCTCGGCGTGACCGGAACCCGGCACGCCACCCCGCAGGCGTTCCACGCGCACGCGCTGCTCGCCCGGGGGCAGCGCGCCATCGAGGAGCTGTTCCCCGGCATCACCGCGCAGTCCCGGGCGGCCGGGGTGCCGACCGGCGACGTGGGGGCCGACCTGCGCTGGGTGATCAACGGCCGGCGGCTGCCGAAGGTACGCAGCGGTCTGGTCTGCCTCGCCATCCCCCGGACCGCGCTGGAGCAGACCGTCCGCGAGCGGGTCCGGGCCCTGCCCAACGTGACCTTCCGGGAGGGGCACGACGTGCGGGAGCTGGTCACCACCCCGGACCGCGGCCGGGTGACCGGGGTGCGGATCCTGCACCGGCGCGACGGGCGGTCGGAGCTGCTCCCGGCCGATCTCGTCGTGGACGCGACCGGCCGGGGCTCGCGGCTGCCGGTCTGGCTGGCGGAGCTGGGGTACCAGCCTCCGGCGGAGGAGCGGATCAAGATCAGGCTGAGCTACACCACCCGGCACTACCGGCTGCCGCTGGGGCTGCTCGGCACGGACCTGGCGTACATCGTCGCGCAGACGCCGAGTCACCCGCGCGGTGCCGTCTTCGCCCGGGAGCGGGCGCTGCCGGACGGGGGTGAACGGTACGTCCTGTCGCTCAACGCGCACCTCGGCGACCAGGCCCCGACCGAGCCGGAGGGCTTCCTCGGGTACGCGCGGACGGTCCCGGTGCCGGAGATCCACGACGCGCTGCGGGTCGCCGAACCGCTGGACGAGATCCGGGCGTACCAGTTCCCGACGAGCCTGTGGCGGCACTACGAGCGGCTGACCAGGTTCCCCGACGGGCTGCTGGTGCTCGGGGACGCGATGGCCAGTCCCAACCCGGTCTACGCGCAGGGCAACACGATCACCGCCGTCGAGGCGCTGGTGCTCCGCGACCACCTGCGCCGTGGTGCCGAACCCCGACCCGTCGAGTTCTTCGCCGCCGTCGCCCCGACCATCCGGGCCGCCTGGGAGATCAACGTCCTGGGCGACCTGGCGTACCCGGGGGTCGTCGGCGCCCGGAGCCCGAAAGTCCGGTTGGCCGGCGCGTACCTGGCCCGGGTGCACCGTGCGGTGGCCGAGGACCCGGTGGTGGCGGAGTCCTTCCTGCGGGTGGCCGGCCTGATCGACGGGCCGCAGGCACTGCTGCGGCCCGGGATGCTGGCCCGGGTGCTCGGCCGGCGGCACCCAGCGCCGAGACCGGCGGCGGCTGCCGCCGCGGTCCCCTCTTGA